The genomic interval TAATCCACTACTCAAGTGTTCTACACTCGACATAACTGAGCTTTGGTTTTGAATAAAACCTGTTCCTTCAATTAGAATATTCTTTCACTGTTAATACTCCCTGAATTctgatattttattatttcatattttttgtaCTTTGCAATAGGCTGCCGTTCTGAAGTAATAGAATTGTTTGCACGCAACAGTGAGTCTCACGGCTCTGAATGATctcaacactgttaccgtaaacATTGCATGAATCCCGCACTTAAACTATAATGACGGCTGACTGACTACGGAAATGCAAACAGGTTCACTTGAACGCTGTTACGCACGAATGTTTTTCTCTAGTATCACACCTAGAATGAGTCTCACTAAACCTTGGCTTAACGTTTACCGAGGTAGTTTTGCTACCGAGCCGGACAACGTGCACAAAAGCACATTTGGGAATCTACTCGGAAGTTAAAGTTGTCACGTGACCGCATTTCTTTTCCAGCCCGTCGTGCTGCGTTCTcaagttgtttgtgtgttttcaatcTTTCTCTTGCGCTGGACTTCCCAGAACCATCCCAGTAAACCAGGCCTCCAGCCAGTGTCCGCTTGGATTTAGCCGTGAGTAGAAATGGACACCGACAGGACCGCCGTACAGTGGGGACCTTCCCCCGCTCAGCCTCCAGCGTATTCGGCCCACGTTGACACCGCAGTCCCACCGACTGCACCTGTGGGTTCTCCGTACCCACCAGCGGGACCTCCGTACCCACCAGCGGGACCTCCGTACCCACCAGCGGGACCTCCGTACCCACCAGCGGGACCTCCGTACCCACAAGCGGCCCCTCCGTACTCACAAGCGGCTCCTCCGTACCCGCCCGCGGGTCCTGCTCCTGGTGCGTTTGGAGCGAACGTTCACCCTCAAGGAGGTTCAGGATATGGAACTAACACTTCTTCACCATATAatccaccagcaccaggttgTAACAGCAACCCATTATTCTAGCACCATTATGTAAAATAACATTTGTGTCATGTTATAATCAGTTTTATGTTACTCGTTGGTGCCACTTCAGGTGTTGTTTACTATAACCCAGAGgatccaccaccaccaccctttGAAGAGAATGAATTGTTTGACTTTGGATTAGAAAATAAGATGATAAGAAGAGCCTTTATTCGAAAGGTAATGACATGGCTGTAACAGTCAGGTGTAAGTAGTCCTCATATTTGGATTTTTAATTTAGTCAATACATTCAAAGGAATttttaaacagcagcaacacattattttattcattaacATAATAACTGAAAACTTATGGTAACAAATTATCTTTCTGTTGTCTAATGTTCCAATCTTCCTTCCAGGTCTTCCTGGTGTTAACCGTGCAACTAATGGTGACGTTCGCCTTTGTGGCTGTTTTCACCTTTGCGGAACCAGTCAAGGGGTTTGTCAGGGTGAACTTTTGGACATACATAGTGTCCtacattgttttctttgtttcactttgtgtgatcagctgctgtggaaacGTTCGTCGAAAACAACCTTGGAACTTCGTGGCACTGGTAAGTCAGTTCAGATTTTCATAATAGGAAACAGCGGCGCGTAACTGCAGTTGGGGAGGttttgtgcaatctatcaaggGCGACCGTAGAACTGTCAATGTCAAGGACTTCTTTTTATCAAAGGTTATCAAACGACACAAAACTCCTTTCTTCTTTTGAAGTTGACAGTCTGTGGAGGAATAGACTTCATGGGTTTCTTTTTTCTTATGTGACagatattaaatttaaatggaTATTTACAAGTCCTCGATCACATCATGCAAGCCAGTACTATTTAAACAAGCACAACTCTGCTGACATTCTTTTCCCCACACTTTCAGGCCGTCCTGACTCTCAGCCTTTCCTACATGGTGGGAATGATTGCCAGTTACCATGAGACTGACTCTGTGATCATGGCAGTAGGCATCACAGCAGTTGTGTGCTTCACAGTGGTGctcttctctctgcaggtttgTCTATGTCTTTGTATATCCTGAGCATTATCACACTCTGATGTTGAGATAACCTTACCACAACTTGTTTTTTACTTACTGCAACTTTTTTTATCCCACAGACCAAATACgacttcacttcctgtcatggcgtcctttttgtctgtttgataGTCCTGTTTGTCTTTGGTCTCCTCTGCATCATAATCCAAAACCACATTTTGCACATTGTGTATGCTGGACTGGGAGCTCTAATCTTCACCTGTGTAAGTCCACAGACactttgttttactgtagatGATGACGCTTCAGTGAGATTTGCTCTTAGGGCCTGCAACTCATTTTGCTGATTTTGCACCAATTGACCTTTTCTTAGTACTTTATTATATACATTAGATAAACATTAGGGATAATAATGCTCTCATAATTTGTTTGTTGAAATACACTGAAGGTTTTTATCAATTATCATTTCTTTAGGCTGAGAACTACACGCAATACAAAgttataattaatatatttagCTAGAGACATTTTTTAGTTTGATTTaagtaaaaggaaaaataattcTTTACTTATTGtgaatttctttctttcagttCTTGGCAGTCGACACCCAGCGGCTGCTTGGCAATAAGGAACTGGCCCTGAGTCCAGAGGAATACATTTTTGGCGCCCTTAACCTGTACTTGGATATCATCAACATTTTCCTCTATATTCTTTCCATCCTTGGTAGTTCAAGGAGTGGCTGAACAggagcaacaacacacaaaaatgtagtagtagtagtagtagtagtagtagtagtagtaaaggAGGATTGTAGaactcatttgctttacattctgtaaatatttttttccataATAACAAAGACATAACATTTTAAGGTTTACTATGATTTTACCACAGCTTTCAACTGTATTTCAGTTTTTGCCAGCAGATAAAGGTTGCAGTTGTTGATGTAGAAGTGATTTCACTCTCTCACTAATTGATTATCTGCGTGGACTAGTAGGTAGCAACCCTGTGATACATTAAAAAAGGACCATTATGCAAACTTTTATAGATTGTTAAGAATAAAGTTCTTATGCTTGATCTGAAAGAGGGAAGATAAAATGAAGCTGATGAAATGGGGTGGATTTAGGAATGTCATGATTCTAGTGTCAGCTAAAAGTACTGTATGAGCAAAGGAATATGTGAAACTAATTGATTAGtgaacatttttacttttttttacacTGGTGCATCGTTAATGATTAATTAGAATCAGTTATTCAGCTTGAATGTCAGTGCATCTTTATCAAAtgtctccatgacaactgatttcttttgtttggtttgaaaACTACAAAGTTCCCTTTTGATTTTGAATAACTGCTGTTTCCATGGTTAAGAAACAACTGTTACTAATTAAATATGCATTATTTCTAAGCTCGAgttcttgtcttgtttgtgtgaAACCAAAGAGCCAGAGATTAGGCACAAAAACGTTCTGTCATTATTCAGAATTTTGTTGTGCTCAGCTGTAAAACTGAGAGACTCATGATGGAACGGGAAGAGACTATCGCTGCCTTGCTGGCAGAAAATGGAAGACTTGGGAAGGAAAATGATCAGCTGAAGTGGACGTTAAGTTTAGTCAAAGAGAACGAAGACTTAAGAGGCAGGATGACCTTGAACCTCGACGCTCAGGAGGAGTTAACAGGTACTTGAGTTtctgccactagatggcacCCAACGTGCAGTTTAGGCTTAGTCACCCACTAAAGTGCAAAAGTTGATGTAACGTTGAAAGTTACAAGTCACTGCGTTTTGTAAGTATGACTAGATATGTTTATATGTTTCCCAAtagttgtttgtttacatgttttatgTTGACAGTATTTCCCAATTGAGTTATTTATTTGCAACGTGTCCATAAACAtggttttaatatttattgaacTGGTAGTGTAGCTTcaataggatttttttttccttataaAATGTAATTAGACGACTGCTGCCTCTAATTGTAACTTTAGAAATTTTATGTACTATGTTatctataataattaaaattaaaaatcagcagatttatatatattcatatgttTATAACATTACTTAGACGTTAATAATAGTATCTGTCTGACTTCTGTCTTATCAGTTGGCGCACTGTCAGCACCCAAATCATCTGGCTCATTGCAAACGTTTGATGAAAGACATTTCAGAAAGCACTTGGACCAGACCAAACTCAAGCAAGAACACCGGACCTCGTCTCCTGTCACCTTCAAGTCCTTCATCCAAAGCTCAATGCACACAAATGCAGAGGAGAAAGCGGAGGCTCCAGGCCAATCGGATCCTCCTACCGAGGCCAAAGGTGAGCAATGCCCAACAGTCAGAATATTAACTGGTGTAATGTTTAATAATACTTAAggttatgtttgttttattgccaTTCCAGATAGACTACTGGGAGAGATTACCTACCAGCTGGATAGGAGGATTCTGTCCCACATCTTCCAAGGCAATCACAGATTTTACGGTTTCACGCTGCCTAACATATCTGAGAAAATAGTGGAGGTTAGAAAGCGGTCAAGAATATCCGAGTCACTTAACACAGTTTAGTCCCCTATTCCAGTTCAGATAAAGCTTTGAGCCTGTCTACCTTTTTTGCAGGTTAGCACACACCCACTGACAGGGAAGGTAGATGAGGACTATCAGCTCCTTCTCACTCACAGGCACGCTGACCTCATGCTGCAGTTGAGCCAGCTCGGCTATAAGCCTGCACTTCACCCAACTTTCATTGAATTTATTGTCAACACCTATGGGATCCTAAAGGAGAAGCCAGACACGCACAGCCATCAGGCAAAGGACTACAACAATCCTGAGTTCCTGAGGAACCTGATAGTGATCACAGCACCAGAAAAACTTCAGAcggacctgctgctcctgctaaaCTGCCTCTGCTACATGGCGGAGAAGGACAGAAAGCCCCTGATTCTGTGGTAGACACCTCACTACCATCCACTTAATGCTAATAAACAAGCAACAAGATGATTTCTGTGTCGTTATtaattttttcacattttatagAGAAATCCAGAAGTAAATGTGGCAAAAATGAATCATGTAATAGTGCAAAAAATAGAGCAAAAAAATTAGGAGTAACATGCTTAATTTTTCATTATTCTGCTGTTTGTTAATTCTAAATCCTACATCCTACATGTTACAACAAATGAAAATTTTTTtgccaaaacaaaaatacacttACACTTGTTTGGAACCTGTGCATTGCGTGCTGCAGGTTACCTcttcaatgaatgaatgaaagaatgaatgactgaataaaacaaacatttcctttgtgtttttctccagagtTTAGAGCTCTCCTGCTCACAATGACGCTCCTGTGTCCGCAGGTAGGTCACATGGCACACCCACCCGACACCATGACAACGCCAATGGGGCGGGGCTTAGTAACACTAGTCCGCTTATGATGAAGTGAACTAACCTACTTTACTCAGCTGttaatttgtttcttttgtCTGACTAAAACGGGGGTTTTGTTTTGAGGCGTGGTTATGTTATCACAATAGGCAGGTATGAAGTTGATACGTTATTAGGCTGCTCAGCGTGTGGGTTCATCAGCAGGACTGTGCTAAGGTAAGACTGCCGCGTTAGCTGAGCTTCAAGCTAGCTGCAGTCACAGCAGGACAGGTGGCAGCTTGAAATTGTGGGAACGCACGGACAATCTGTGCGGGGGGGTAAGGATACAGCGGTGGCATGCGGTCGTCCAGTAAAGTGGTCGGCGAATGATCTGTTCAATGGTTTTTAACAGTTAGCTTAGCATTCCCGTGGAAGTCTCTgactgcacctactgtacctgtatGAGTCATGTGGACGGACACAGGGAGATAGAAACAGAAAGTTCGCAGATCCTGGATACACGATCATTAGACTCTTTGAGTGTATGGATGTATGAGGATTAATTAAAGGCATAGTTTGGCTAAACTCTTGAAATCAAATCCACAGTAAATGCTGTTCACATCAAAGTGCTCCTCCACATCAGCATTGTGACTGTACTTTATCGGAGATGTTCATTTTCAAGAAAACGTGGCAATAAAAGATTAGAAGATTTCACGCGTTTGACACTCCCAGTGACTTCACCGTGTGTTAATCTACAAGTGGGTGTGGCATTGCAGTaggcttttcattttttattttgcctGTAGTCAAGTTTAAAACTAGTCATTCTGCTCTGCATAAACGTGCAGTAAACCAGTCTGAAGCTTTTCCTAACACATCTAACTGCTTTACATTCATGTCAGGACTATAGTTATAGCTTTATGTAACTGAATGAACAGACATGAAGACATGAAAACCAGTTATTCCTGGGAGCGGATAGTGTAAATATTTGTACGTTTGCACATTTCgcaacatttttgtttttcttttattttagtgtCCAGTGAAGCACATGAAGAAGAGAGAACAAAGAAGTCCCAATGCTATTCTTTCCCTTTGTGGCTTAGAAAGGGTACAGAGGCATGGCCCTGCAGGCATCTCCTTTTCCTAATGGCTTTGTTACGGGCATCCATGCTGTGGGATGGGCATTCATCCTGCCTTGTTTCTGGTCTCTTGATCGGCTTCTTGCTGTGTGCAAGTCCACCACGTGGGAGCGAGCCCAGCGTGTGGAGCAGGAGTGCTACCTCCACCCTCTGAAGGTCTTCTTTGGCTCCATTCTCTTCTTCATTCTTTTCCTGGTTACAGCACCCTTGGCTTTACTTGGCTTATTGCTCTGGGCTCCTGTTCAGGCCTGCCGCAGACCATTTTATTACCACAGAGTGACTCCATTCTCACCAGAGAAAGAGACGCATAAGGGCTTTGAACTTGCAGGAAAGGCATCGTTTGGCTTTGCTGCAGCTAACTTGTGCCTATTACCAGACGGTGTGGCTCGCTTTAATAACCTGGGACACACCCAGCGGAGGGCGTCTGCCATCGGTCGGCGCATTGTACAAGGTCTGTGCCGCCCCCACATCCGCATCTTTGTTGACTCTCCTAGCAGCATTGGTACTCTCAGTCCATCCAACAGCATACTCAACACAGTTAACTCCTCTACATATGGGGCTACAGATAGACCAACCCAACCCCCCCTGAGTCATAGTTCAGACTCCGGTGAAGGACCTGTTTCAGTCCCAGTGGCTAATAGTCATGTGGTTTGTTTGCCCTGTGATGATGTAGAAGAAGTGAGGACTGATTCGCCTTCTGCTGTGACCGCTTCAGATCAGAACTCCAGCCAGCATGGCCAAGCAGGTCAACAGAGTGCCCCCCGGGCTTTACATGGACTTCGGCATCAGGATGATGTACCCTGGGAGGTGTCTTCATTGTTTCCAGCCAATGTGGACATACTGTGTTTAGAGGAGGTATTCGATAAGCGGGCTGCAAAGAAACTCACAGAAGCACTAAGACCAGTGTTTGGACACATATTATACGACATTGGTGTGTATGCCTGCTATCCACCATGCAGATGTTCCTCCTTCAAGTTCTTCAACAGTGGCCTGTTTGTAGCCAGCCGATTCCCAATACTTGAGGCCCAGTACCACTGCTTTCCCAACAGCAGTGGAGAAGATGCTCTGGCTGCCAAGGGCCTGCTTTCTGCTAAGGTAACCTAACATGTGTGATACAATACTGTCTAGAATTCATACAATTATGGCAGGTTTTTCTTAACTGTAATGATGTAtgatgtttttttgtaatattttcAGGTGCTAATTGGGCGCAATCAGAAGCAAAAGAAAGTGGTTGGTTATTTTAACAGCACACATCTTCATGCACCAGAGGGTAAGTCCCATTTTTATGAATTGGTCTGATCAGATTAACAGATAAAATGTAGCAGGTAATAAACTAACAGTTTTTTTGCCTTTGCTAGGGGATGGGGAGATTCGCTGTGAGCAATTAAGTATGATAATCAAGTGGATTAGTGATTTTCAAGCTGCCAACAAAGAGCCAGATGAGGAAGTTATTTTTGATGTGCTTTGTGGTGATTTCAACTTTGATAACTGTTCACCTGGTAAGCTTTTACTTCCAGGCTGTTTTCTAGAAGCTTAATCACAACAGATTTGATATTTATAGATGttatttataaatgtttatttctctgcATCTAGATGACACACTGGAACAGAATCACAGTCTGTTTGAGTGTTACACAGATCCCTGCAGAGCAGGACCTGGAAAAGAAAAGCCTTGGGCCATTGGTTTGTACCATTTCAGTGTACTGTATTACAGTAAACGCTGCATATTTAT from Betta splendens chromosome 16, fBetSpl5.4, whole genome shotgun sequence carries:
- the grinab gene encoding glutamate receptor, ionotropic, N-methyl D-aspartate-associated protein 1b (glutamate binding) isoform X2; the protein is MDTDRTAVQWGPSPAQPPAYSAHVDTAVPPTAPVGSPYPPAGPPYPPAGPPYPQAAPPYSQAAPPYPPAGPAPGAFGANVHPQGGSGYGTNTSSPYNPPAPGVVYYNPEDPPPPPFEENELFDFGLENKMIRRAFIRKVFLVLTVQLMVTFAFVAVFTFAEPVKGFVRVNFWTYIVSYIVFFVSLCVISCCGNVRRKQPWNFVALAVLTLSLSYMVGMIASYHETDSVIMAVGITAVVCFTVVLFSLQTKYDFTSCHGVLFVCLIVLFVFGLLCIIIQNHILHIVYAGLGALIFTCFLAVDTQRLLGNKELALSPEEYIFGALNLYLDIINIFLYILSILGSSRSG
- the grinab gene encoding glutamate receptor, ionotropic, N-methyl D-aspartate-associated protein 1b (glutamate binding) isoform X1; its protein translation is MDTDRTAVQWGPSPAQPPAYSAHVDTAVPPTAPVGSPYPPAGPPYPPAGPPYPPAGPPYPPAGPPYPQAAPPYSQAAPPYPPAGPAPGAFGANVHPQGGSGYGTNTSSPYNPPAPGVVYYNPEDPPPPPFEENELFDFGLENKMIRRAFIRKVFLVLTVQLMVTFAFVAVFTFAEPVKGFVRVNFWTYIVSYIVFFVSLCVISCCGNVRRKQPWNFVALAVLTLSLSYMVGMIASYHETDSVIMAVGITAVVCFTVVLFSLQTKYDFTSCHGVLFVCLIVLFVFGLLCIIIQNHILHIVYAGLGALIFTCFLAVDTQRLLGNKELALSPEEYIFGALNLYLDIINIFLYILSILGSSRSG
- the LOC114843413 gene encoding speriolin-like protein; its protein translation is MMEREETIAALLAENGRLGKENDQLKWTLSLVKENEDLRGRMTLNLDAQEELTVGALSAPKSSGSLQTFDERHFRKHLDQTKLKQEHRTSSPVTFKSFIQSSMHTNAEEKAEAPGQSDPPTEAKDRLLGEITYQLDRRILSHIFQGNHRFYGFTLPNISEKIVEVSTHPLTGKVDEDYQLLLTHRHADLMLQLSQLGYKPALHPTFIEFIVNTYGILKEKPDTHSHQAKDYNNPEFLRNLIVITAPEKLQTDLLLLLNCLCYMAEKDRKPLILW
- the smpd5 gene encoding sphingomyelin phosphodiesterase 5 isoform X2, which translates into the protein MALQASPFPNGFVTGIHAVGWAFILPCFWSLDRLLAVCKSTTWERAQRVEQECYLHPLKVFFGSILFFILFLVTAPLALLGLLLWAPVQACRRPFYYHRVTPFSPEKETHKGFELAGKASFGFAAANLCLLPDGVARFNNLGHTQRRASAIGRRIVQEEVRTDSPSAVTASDQNSSQHGQAGQQSAPRALHGLRHQDDVPWEVSSLFPANVDILCLEEVFDKRAAKKLTEALRPVFGHILYDIGVYACYPPCRCSSFKFFNSGLFVASRFPILEAQYHCFPNSSGEDALAAKGLLSAKVLIGRNQKQKKVVGYFNSTHLHAPEGDGEIRCEQLSMIIKWISDFQAANKEPDEEVIFDVLCGDFNFDNCSPDDTLEQNHSLFECYTDPCRAGPGKEKPWAIGTLLEQPTLYEDDINTPEKLQRTLESEELRKQYVSPPVPAKGCPLVYPENSQPWIGRRIDYILYRENSISKHCRTEIEEVTFITHLAGLTDHIPVGLRLNIIMDSDGDHE
- the smpd5 gene encoding sphingomyelin phosphodiesterase 5 isoform X3, giving the protein MALQASPFPNGFVTGIHAVGWAFILPCFWSLDRLLAVCKSTTWERAQRVEQECYLHPLKVFFGSILFFILFLVTAPLALLGLLLWAPVQACRRPFYYHRVTPFSPEKETHKGFELAGKASFGFAAANLCLLPDGVARFNNLGHTQRRASAIGRRIVQDQNSSQHGQAGQQSAPRALHGLRHQDDVPWEVSSLFPANVDILCLEEVFDKRAAKKLTEALRPVFGHILYDIGVYACYPPCRCSSFKFFNSGLFVASRFPILEAQYHCFPNSSGEDALAAKGLLSAKVLIGRNQKQKKVVGYFNSTHLHAPEGDGEIRCEQLSMIIKWISDFQAANKEPDEEVIFDVLCGDFNFDNCSPDDTLEQNHSLFECYTDPCRAGPGKEKPWAIGTLLEQPTLYEDDINTPEKLQRTLESEELRKQYVSPPVPAKGCPLVYPENSQPWIGRRIDYILYRENSISKHCRTEIEEVTFITHLAGLTDHIPVGLRLNIIMDSDGDHE
- the smpd5 gene encoding sphingomyelin phosphodiesterase 5 isoform X1 yields the protein MALQASPFPNGFVTGIHAVGWAFILPCFWSLDRLLAVCKSTTWERAQRVEQECYLHPLKVFFGSILFFILFLVTAPLALLGLLLWAPVQACRRPFYYHRVTPFSPEKETHKGFELAGKASFGFAAANLCLLPDGVARFNNLGHTQRRASAIGRRIVQGLCRPHIRIFVDSPSSIGTLSPSNSILNTVNSSTYGATDRPTQPPLSHSSDSGEGPVSVPVANSHVVCLPCDDVEEVRTDSPSAVTASDQNSSQHGQAGQQSAPRALHGLRHQDDVPWEVSSLFPANVDILCLEEVFDKRAAKKLTEALRPVFGHILYDIGVYACYPPCRCSSFKFFNSGLFVASRFPILEAQYHCFPNSSGEDALAAKGLLSAKVLIGRNQKQKKVVGYFNSTHLHAPEGDGEIRCEQLSMIIKWISDFQAANKEPDEEVIFDVLCGDFNFDNCSPDDTLEQNHSLFECYTDPCRAGPGKEKPWAIGTLLEQPTLYEDDINTPEKLQRTLESEELRKQYVSPPVPAKGCPLVYPENSQPWIGRRIDYILYRENSISKHCRTEIEEVTFITHLAGLTDHIPVGLRLNIIMDSDGDHE